Proteins co-encoded in one Actinomadura luteofluorescens genomic window:
- a CDS encoding helix-turn-helix transcriptional regulator, whose protein sequence is MDRVDRLLALVAELRAASPEPLDAAVLAARLGVSGRTVRRDLELLTHGGLPVRARKGRGYALPEPAAREPLGEVGSLLGPVHDTLAEAVRARRVVRLAYTDQAGARSFRDVEAHGLVVAPYGEYLVGWCRMRDGPRMFRLDRIGAAVLSGRGAEVRDLDDLLAALRVPVPRPAAEAGPRAPAAAARARAWTLDRLEFVRSRLREAAAEVRGGGSGAAALRGVLGHLAEWTRWQAAAIRSAATGEEPVLEGRPPPFPPAFGRELPYDARERMIQDAMALRSLGDLARDLQQVLEAVAHWAAGCDDALWEAELPDPRPYGPPGPPRPLADLLAGWRGPLAHIEWHLDRLTDEPPLPPGAGEEEVWVVDRCPLQV, encoded by the coding sequence GTGGACCGCGTGGATCGGCTGCTGGCGCTCGTCGCGGAGTTGCGGGCGGCCTCGCCCGAGCCGCTGGACGCGGCGGTGCTGGCGGCGCGGCTGGGGGTCAGCGGGCGGACCGTGCGCCGCGACCTGGAGCTGCTGACGCACGGCGGGCTGCCGGTGCGGGCCCGCAAGGGCCGCGGCTACGCGCTGCCGGAGCCCGCCGCGCGCGAGCCGCTGGGCGAGGTGGGGTCGCTGCTGGGCCCGGTGCACGACACGCTCGCCGAGGCGGTCCGCGCCCGCCGGGTCGTGCGGCTGGCCTACACCGACCAGGCGGGGGCGCGCAGCTTCCGCGACGTGGAGGCGCACGGCCTGGTCGTGGCCCCCTACGGGGAGTACCTGGTGGGGTGGTGCCGCATGCGCGACGGGCCGCGGATGTTCCGGCTGGACCGGATCGGGGCGGCGGTGCTGTCGGGGCGGGGCGCGGAGGTGCGGGACCTGGACGACCTGCTGGCGGCGCTGCGGGTGCCGGTGCCGCGCCCGGCGGCCGAGGCGGGTCCGCGGGCCCCGGCGGCCGCGGCGCGGGCGCGGGCGTGGACGCTGGACCGGCTGGAGTTCGTGCGGTCGCGGCTGCGGGAGGCGGCCGCGGAGGTCCGGGGCGGCGGGTCGGGCGCGGCGGCGCTGCGGGGGGTGCTGGGGCATCTGGCGGAGTGGACGCGGTGGCAGGCGGCCGCGATCCGGTCGGCGGCGACGGGCGAGGAGCCGGTGCTGGAGGGCCGTCCTCCGCCGTTCCCGCCGGCGTTCGGGCGGGAGTTGCCCTACGACGCGCGGGAGCGGATGATCCAGGACGCGATGGCGCTGCGGTCGCTGGGCGATCTGGCGCGCGACCTGCAGCAGGTGCTGGAGGCGGTGGCGCACTGGGCGGCCGGCTGCGACGACGCGCTGTGGGAGGCCGAGCTGCCCGATCCGCGCCCCTACGGGCCGCCGGGGCCGCCGCGTCCGCTGGCCGATCTGCTGGCGGGCTGGCGGGGGCCGCTGGCCCACATCGAGTGGCATCTGGACCGGCTCACCGACGAGCCGCCGCTGCCGCCCGGCGC